Proteins from one Salinispora arenicola genomic window:
- a CDS encoding MFS transporter has product MNTTSSARKAGRAGNGEWLESWNPEDDATWDKGLAWRTLWISTFTLTLCFTSWFLASAIAPKLTNLGFDLTTSQLYWLTAMPGLAGGLMRLIWMVLPPIMGTRKMVTLTTVLLLLPVVGWGIFVQDPSTPFWVLLSLSFLSGIGGGAFSGFMPSTSYFFPRRRQGTALGIQAGIGNFGVSLVQLLTPWVIGFSMIGFLGSSRPMATAPGEPARDVWYQNAAYIYIPFIIVGAVLAWTMLRSVPVKANIRQQFDIFRNVDTWWMTLLYIMTFGTFAGLSAQFGLLMKNLYGAGNPDIVQGTGATAQLLVDGYSVPDPIKFVFLGPLVGAAARVAFSPLTDKFGGARWTLISGVGLVASIGFTITALRPDTSSAATLDAGFDRFLWGMLAIFLFSGIGNASTFKQMPMIFERRQAGGVIGWTAAIAAFGPFFFGVGLTIMSPTAFYLIGLAFAVLCVMITWLRYARPGAPKPS; this is encoded by the coding sequence ATGAATACCACGAGTTCCGCCCGAAAAGCCGGCCGCGCCGGCAACGGCGAATGGTTGGAGTCCTGGAACCCAGAGGACGATGCCACCTGGGACAAGGGCCTGGCCTGGCGCACCCTCTGGATCAGCACCTTCACGCTGACCCTGTGCTTCACATCGTGGTTTCTCGCCTCCGCGATCGCCCCGAAACTGACGAACCTCGGCTTCGACCTCACCACCAGCCAGCTCTACTGGCTGACCGCCATGCCCGGCCTGGCCGGCGGCCTCATGCGCCTGATCTGGATGGTGCTGCCGCCGATCATGGGCACCCGCAAGATGGTCACCCTGACCACCGTGCTCCTGCTGCTCCCAGTCGTGGGCTGGGGGATTTTCGTTCAGGATCCGAGCACGCCATTCTGGGTGCTGCTGTCGTTGTCGTTCCTGTCCGGCATCGGCGGCGGAGCGTTCTCCGGCTTCATGCCGAGTACCTCCTACTTCTTCCCCCGCCGACGCCAGGGCACCGCGCTGGGCATCCAGGCCGGCATCGGCAACTTCGGGGTCTCGCTGGTGCAGCTGCTGACCCCGTGGGTCATCGGCTTCTCGATGATCGGTTTCCTCGGCAGTTCCCGGCCGATGGCCACCGCACCCGGCGAACCCGCTCGCGACGTCTGGTACCAGAACGCGGCGTACATCTACATTCCGTTCATCATCGTCGGTGCGGTGCTCGCCTGGACCATGCTGCGTTCGGTCCCCGTCAAGGCGAACATCCGGCAGCAGTTCGACATCTTCCGCAACGTCGACACGTGGTGGATGACGCTGCTCTACATCATGACCTTCGGCACCTTCGCCGGGCTGTCCGCCCAGTTCGGACTGCTGATGAAGAACCTCTACGGTGCCGGCAACCCCGACATCGTGCAGGGCACCGGAGCCACCGCCCAGCTGCTCGTTGACGGCTACTCCGTACCCGATCCGATCAAGTTCGTCTTCCTCGGCCCGCTGGTCGGCGCCGCGGCCCGCGTCGCGTTCAGTCCGCTGACCGACAAGTTCGGTGGTGCCCGGTGGACCCTGATATCCGGAGTCGGGCTCGTCGCCTCCATCGGATTCACCATCACCGCGCTCCGACCCGACACCAGCTCGGCCGCCACGCTGGATGCCGGCTTCGACCGATTCCTCTGGGGCATGCTCGCGATCTTCCTGTTCAGCGGAATCGGCAACGCGTCCACCTTCAAGCAGATGCCGATGATCTTCGAACGCCGGCAGGCTGGCGGCGTCATCGGCTGGACGGCCGCGATCGCCGCGTTTGGCCCGTTCTTCTTCGGCGTCGGCCTGACGATCATGTCCCCAACCGCCTTCTACCTCATCGGACTGGCGTTCGCGGTCCTCTGCGTCATGATCACCTGGCTGCGCTACGCCCGCCCTGGAGCACCGAAACCCAGCTGA
- a CDS encoding vitamin K epoxide reductase family protein: MTSATAVRPATAPADGRFLNTVTAWVLTVGGAVGLLAATILTVEKINLLADPGYVPTCSINPILSCGSVMSTAQAEVFGIPNPLLGIAGFAAVTTMGAALLAGAQFPRWWWLALQGGVILGVAFVHWLIYQSLYNIGALCPYCMVVWAVTMPIFLYTTLRTLRDSATMLPRTVRAGAERVARYHSLVLVVWYAVIVAAILHRFWDYWSTLA, encoded by the coding sequence ATGACGTCGGCAACGGCTGTCCGACCTGCCACCGCCCCCGCGGACGGGCGTTTCCTGAACACCGTCACCGCGTGGGTTCTCACTGTCGGCGGTGCCGTCGGCCTGCTCGCCGCAACGATCCTCACCGTCGAAAAGATCAACCTGCTCGCCGATCCGGGGTATGTCCCCACCTGCAGCATCAATCCGATCCTGTCCTGCGGCTCGGTGATGAGCACCGCGCAGGCCGAGGTGTTCGGCATCCCCAACCCACTGCTCGGTATCGCCGGGTTCGCCGCGGTCACCACCATGGGCGCTGCCCTGCTCGCCGGCGCACAGTTTCCTCGTTGGTGGTGGCTCGCCCTGCAGGGTGGTGTCATCCTCGGTGTCGCCTTCGTGCACTGGCTCATCTACCAGAGCCTCTACAACATCGGCGCCCTGTGCCCGTACTGCATGGTGGTCTGGGCGGTGACCATGCCGATTTTTCTCTACACCACCCTGCGGACCCTGCGTGACAGCGCCACCATGCTGCCCCGCACCGTCCGTGCCGGCGCGGAGCGCGTCGCCCGCTACCACAGCCTGGTACTCGTCGTCTGGTACGCGGTCATCGTCGCCGCGATCCTGCATCGCTTCTGGGATTACTGGAGCACCCTCGCCTGA
- a CDS encoding DsbA family protein, translated as MTRNTRLTLAAVVALILVVVVVLAVNRRDAIPTAETAGGTVDPAVLVRDESHRLATATDGKVTLVEFLDFECEACAAAYPAVKEILTAYEGQITFVVRYFPIPSHPNAELAAHTAQAAANQGQFRGMYEMLFENQSVWGHKEEPQTEVFLDYARALGLDMDRFQRDLDDPATVARVARDRADGEAVGVQGTPTFFLNGSPLTDLRSKDDLTAMIDAALAG; from the coding sequence ATGACGAGGAACACCCGGCTTACCCTCGCCGCGGTCGTGGCGCTGATACTGGTGGTGGTCGTCGTGCTGGCGGTCAACCGCCGCGACGCGATTCCCACCGCCGAGACGGCTGGCGGCACGGTAGACCCTGCTGTCCTGGTCCGTGACGAGAGTCACCGATTGGCGACCGCAACCGACGGCAAGGTCACCTTGGTGGAGTTCCTCGACTTCGAGTGCGAGGCGTGCGCTGCGGCATACCCGGCGGTCAAGGAGATCCTCACCGCCTACGAGGGACAGATCACCTTCGTGGTGCGGTATTTCCCCATACCCAGCCACCCCAACGCCGAACTCGCCGCCCACACCGCGCAGGCCGCGGCCAACCAGGGCCAGTTCCGCGGCATGTACGAGATGCTCTTCGAGAACCAGAGCGTCTGGGGGCACAAGGAGGAGCCGCAGACCGAGGTCTTCCTCGACTACGCCCGTGCCCTCGGCCTGGACATGGACCGGTTCCAGCGAGACCTTGACGACCCTGCCACCGTCGCGCGGGTCGCGAGGGATCGGGCCGACGGTGAGGCCGTCGGAGTGCAGGGCACCCCCACGTTCTTCCTCAACGGGAGCCCGCTGACCGACCTGCGCAGCAAGGACGACCTGACCGCCATGATCGACGCCGCACTTGCCGGATGA